From the genome of Desulfovibrio sp. JY:
CACCGAGACGTTCACCGGGAAGGCGACGGTACACTTTTGGGGCGATGGGAATTTGACCCTGACGACGAACAAGGGCGTAATCTGCAAGGGTGATTTTGTTCATGCCTCGCAGCAAAAAGGCAAGGGCACGGTCACCTGCGAAGACGGCCGTCTGGGCACCTTCGAATTCGTCACCGCCGGATTCTCGGGCACTGGCGCCGGCATGATCGGCGCCGAGCACTTTGCCTTCCGTATCGGGAAGTAGTCGCGCCGGCGGTCCTCCCGTTGCACGCGACTCCCAAGGACCGCAGACGCCGTCTTCGACGAGGCAGGACAGGAACGCCGCTAGTGTCGCGTCCTCGAAGTCGGTGTATATAACTTTCTGGGGCAACATACCAAGATAATTTGTTTTTTCTTAAAAAATACTATCGTATTTTTTAAGGGATGCCACACTAGCGAAAAACATGGCACCATCACCGGACTTCTATCGGCCTTTTCTTCTGGCTATCTTCCTGGCGGCCATCGCGATCATGGGCACACTCCTGTGGCCATTCAGGCACGCCATGGTTCTCGCCCTGGTCCTGGCCACCCTGGTACACCCCTTGCGGAGGCGGCTGCCCCGACCGGTCCAAACGCGTCGGTTTTTTGCCGCAACCATCCTCACGCTGCTGACGATCCTGTTCGTGCTTCTGCCGCTGGCCGGGCTGGTGACCCTGCTGACCAGCGAGGCCGTCACGTTCATTCACACGGCCATCACCTGGTTTCGGACCGGCGGGCTTACCGAGGCCGTGGCCTGGCTCCACGCGCTTCCCCTGCCGGACTGGGCCAAAAGCTACCTTGACGTATCCTCCATCAATTTGCGCAAAATCGAGGCCCTGGCCTTATCCTCCGGGGGGGACATCGGTCTGTGGTTCCTCTCGGCCGGCAAGGGGGTTGCCAGCATGGGGCTGCAACTGCTCGTGCTGGTCATGTTCCTTTTTTATCTTCTGGCCGAAGGGGAGCGTCTCACGGAGTTGCTGCGCAAGGCGTCGCCGCTGCGGCGGGATCAGGAAGACGCGATTATCGCGCGTTTCAAGGCGGTGTCCCAGGCCGTGCTCCTGGGCGGCCTGGGCACCAGCGTCGCCATCGGGGTGGTCACCGGCATCGGGCTTTGGATCGCGGGGATAAGCCCGCTGCTCTGGGGCGCCGTCGCGGTCATTGCATCGCTGATACCCGTTGTGGGACTCAGCCTGATCATGCTTCCGGCGATTATCTCCCTTATCGCCACAGGCTCGGTCAAAATGGCGATCTTCCTTGCGCTCTACTGGCTTGTGATCGTCAGTTCGGTCGATAACGTCGTGCGCCCGCTTTTCATGCGCGGTACGGCGCGCATGTCCCTGGTCTGGGTCTTCGTCTCCATCATCGGCGGGGTGCTTATGTTTGGCCCCCTTGGGCTGTTGTATGGACCGTTGGCGCTCAGCATCTCGTTTCTCTTCCTTGAAATCTTTTTCGACGCCCAAAAGGAAACGGACGACCCTGCGCCGCCTGGAGCATGATGCGTGGACAGATTTGGCCCTCATACGCGGATGTGGTGAAAAGAATGGGCCGCAAGGATCACTTCAAGGGGCCGCGGCAGGCGCTTGGGTGATTCGTTGCCAACGCGAGGCAACGCCGTTTCACAACGCAGGGCAGCCTCCTGTCCGTTCGGGATTCGGGGAGGCCGCTTCCGTTGGTCCGATCAGATACGCGAATAGGTGGCAACGTCTTCCTTGAACTCCTCGATCATGGCTTCCGTCAGGGACGGCCTGAAGGCGGAGATGGCCTCGGCTATGATTTCCGTTGTCACCGGAACGTTGGTC
Proteins encoded in this window:
- a CDS encoding AI-2E family transporter, which gives rise to MAPSPDFYRPFLLAIFLAAIAIMGTLLWPFRHAMVLALVLATLVHPLRRRLPRPVQTRRFFAATILTLLTILFVLLPLAGLVTLLTSEAVTFIHTAITWFRTGGLTEAVAWLHALPLPDWAKSYLDVSSINLRKIEALALSSGGDIGLWFLSAGKGVASMGLQLLVLVMFLFYLLAEGERLTELLRKASPLRRDQEDAIIARFKAVSQAVLLGGLGTSVAIGVVTGIGLWIAGISPLLWGAVAVIASLIPVVGLSLIMLPAIISLIATGSVKMAIFLALYWLVIVSSVDNVVRPLFMRGTARMSLVWVFVSIIGGVLMFGPLGLLYGPLALSISFLFLEIFFDAQKETDDPAPPGA